The nucleotide sequence ATCAGGCCGTACAAGCCGAGTGCGGATGAACGCGCGGCGATGAACAGCACGCCGTCGAGCGCGAGCGCCGCCCCGGCGATGGCGTAGTACGCCGAGCCGCCGACCATGACGAGCTTGATGCCGCCGGCGAGCAGAGCCAGACCGGCCAGCAGCAGGACGAGGCCGATACACACCGGCAGGAAACGTGACGGCAGGCGTTGGTCGGTGTCGTTCATGAGGTCATCCCGAGGGCGATGCAATCGCGCGCGCGCCGAACCAGCGCCGGGCGGCACCATCTACGACCCGGGCCCGAGCCTGTCGACCGGCAACGGGTATCACGCCTGATTCGACGTTTGTCGAAGGCGGCGGACACGCTGTCGCACCCATTCGTCAAGCGTCGACTTTTCACTTAGTAAACACAGGTATATGATCGCAAAATCGTTGTCGCCCCCTGTTAACAAACCACGCGAAAGAAGATCGATGCGTCGCCCCCTCATTCTGGCCCCGATCCTGCTCATCGCCGCCCTTGCCGGCTGCCAGTCCGATAGTTCGATTTCCGCTTCCTCGCCCGAGGTGTCGCCTTGCAACCGGCTGCGCAACATTAATGTGCCGGCGCAGGGCTTCGACGACACCGCCCATTCGCTGGTGCACACCACCGGCTGCTTCATCAAGACCGACCTCGCCGACACCGGCTCGATCCACGTGGCTGCAGTATCCGGCCACCTGTCGATCGCTGCGGCGCTGTCGCGGGCGCTGGCGCCGACCCAGCTGCAGGTGACTCAGAACGGCGACACGCTGATCGTGCATTCCTGAACCGGCAACCGGGTTTGGGGCCTGTTGCCGTTTCGTGCGAGTCCGCGCCTGCCCGCCCGCGGCCTCGACCTGTGCGGCCGTGGCCAGCGTCAAAGCAAAGCGGCGGCCCAGCCCGCTGCCCGCGCCGGTTACCAGCGCGCCCCGGTCATCCAGACGAAAATTGTCCAGCACCGCGCCTCCCGCTTGTCATGTTCAGATCCCGAACGTGAGGCGTTGCCGCAGGCTCGTGCAAGCATCGCGCGCTCGGCGCATCAATCGAGGGTCTCGCGTGCGATGCGCACGATGCGCTCGCGCAGCCAGCGATGCGCCGGGTCGTGATGATCGAGCGCGCCCCAGGCGATGCCGACCTGGAACTCGGGCAGTTCGACCGGCGGGTCGAGCACGGCAAGGCCGAGATGACGCGCCTGATAACGCGCGATGCGCGCCGGCAGGGTCGCGATCATATGGCTTTCGGCCACCAACTGGCGCGGCAATTGATAATGCCGGGTGAGCACGCTGATCTCGCGCGCCAGGCCGCGATCGGCCAGCACCTCGTCCAGGCGCGATAGGCCGATGCCGGTCTGGGTGATCAGAATATGCCGCTGGGCCAGGAAGGCCTCCAGCGTGAGTTCGCCGCCGGCGGCCGTTAGCGCCGGATGGTCGCTGCGAATCAGGCAGGCCAGCCGGTCCCGCCACAGCCGCTGGTGGTGAAAATTGGCGGGCAGCTGGCCGAACTGGTTGACCAGGACATCGGCCTCGCCGCGCTCGATCTGGCCGATGGCGTCGCCCGAGGCCGACAGGATATTGAGCGCAATGCCGGGCGCCTCGGTTTCCAGCACCGCGACCACATGCGGCATCAGCACCGAAGCGGCATAGTCCGTGATCAGGATGGTGAACAGGCGCTCGGCGGTGGCCGGATCGAACGCCCGGTTGGGCGCGATCGCGGCTTCCATCTGGGCGAGCGCGTTGCGCACCGGGCGCTGCAACTGCTCGGCGCGAGCCGTGGGCTGCATGCCGCCGGCGGTCCGCACCAGAATCGGATCGCCCAGCAGCTTGCGCAGACGCTTGAGCGCGTTGCTCATGGCCGGCTGGGTGATGTTCATGGCCTCGGCCGCCCGCGTGACACTGCGTTCGCGCAGCAGCGCATCCAGCATCACCAGCAGGTTGAGATCGACGTCGCGAATATTCATCGGATGAATATAACGGGCCGCGGGCGCGCCACGCGAGACCGCCCGGATCGCGACTCTGGCCTCGGGGCCTGGTGTATTCATGACCCGCCCGCCGCCCCCTGTCGCGGCATCGAATGGGTGCATTGATCCACCGCCGACCGCAGAATAGCCCGCTCGCTCATCCACGCTGGCGTCCATGACCGATTCACGCTCTGCGACCGAGCCGGCCGCGCGCCGGCTGCTGACCCTGACCGGCCTGCTGCTGGTCGCCCTGAATCTGCGCCCGGCGCTGACCAGCGTATCGCCGGTGCTCACGCGTATCGGCCACGATCTGGGTCTGGCCTCGGCCGGCCAGGGGCTGCTCACCACCCTGCCTGTGCTCTGCCTCGGGCTGGCGGCCCCGCTGGCACCGCGTCTGGCGCGCCGCGCGGGGCCCGAGCGCGCCGTGCTCCTAGTGCTGATCGCACTGGCGCTGGCCATACTCGGGCGGCCTTACAGCGGCGAGGCCGGGATGTTTATCGGCACCGCACTCGCCGGCGGCTGCATCGGTGTGCTGGGCGTACTGCTGCCCGGGCTGGTCAAGCGCGATTTCCCGAATAACGTCAGCGTGATGACCGGCCTGTACACCATGTCGCTTTGCCTGGGGGCCTCGCTGGCGGCCGGCGCGACGGAGCCGTTGCGGCTCGTGTTTTCCGGCGCCTGGCGCCCAGCGCTGGCGTTCTGGCTGGTGCTGGCCGTGATTGCGGCCGTGGCCTGGATCGCGCAGATGCACGCCGTGCGCAAGCCGGCCGCGCCGTCGGGCGGGCCGCGCCGCGTGCATCGCGATCCGCTGGCCTGGCAGATCACGGCCTTCATGGGGCTACAGAGTTCGCTGGCCTATACCGTGTTCGGCTGGCTGCCGACGATTCTGTCGGATCGCGGCATGGCCGCCGTGTCGGCCGGACTCGCACTGTCGGTGTCGATTCTGGTGCAGCTGGCGAGCGCGATCATCGCGCCGGCGATCGGCGCCCGCATGCGTGATCAGCGCGCGGTACTCACCACCGTCATGCTCACCACGTTGATCGGCCTGGGCGGCTGTCTGTATGCCCCGATCGGCAGCATCTGGTTCTGGGTGGTCGTGCTCGGGCTCGGTCAGGGCGGCACCTTCAGCATGGCGTTGACGCTGCTCGCGCTGCGGGCACCGAATGCCGAAACCGCCGCCGAACTGTCGGGCATGGCCCAGGGTGTGGGTTATGTGCTGGCTGCGCTGGGCCCGCTCGCGGTGGGCCTGATTCACCAGTTCTTCGGCAGTTGGTCGGCGGTCGGCGTGCTGGTCGGGCTGATCGGACTGGCGGCCATTGCCGCCGGCCTGGGCGCGGGGCGCGATCGCCTGGTCACGGCGCACCACTGAACGGCGCACGCCGCTATCGGCCGATTCTGCCGCGCGCTTCGACCGTCAAGATGACAGGCGCCGGGCGACCGGGCCTCGTGCCGAAACCATCCGGCGACGTAACCCGCTCAGCCGGGCACGCGCCATTCGTATCTGATGTCTTGCGCATCGCCGGCCGCGAACGACCACAGGCTGTCATCGGAGGCGGCCGCGATCGACAGCCGGCCCCGCGGCAGGAACACGCCGGTATCGAGCCAGCGGGTATTGCCGCAGGCCACGGCCGACGGCATCGGCGTATGGCCGAAGAACACGCGATCGATGCCGGCGACATCGATCTCGCCACGTGGGCGCCGTCCCTCGACCTTGCCCAGAATCTTGCCCGCCCGATCGCGGCTCCACAGGGCGTACTGCAGTATCGACGACCCGGCGGCAGCATCGGCGATGGCGGCCGTGGTGGCCGGCCAGCTCGCCGCCGGCACATCGGCATGGAGCAGCCCGATCTGCCGGCCATCGGCCAGCTCCACAGCCAGCGCGTACGGCAGTGCGGCGAAGGCCGCAAGCAATGGGCGGGCCCGGTTCTCGTCCAGGCTTTCGAACCAATGCCCGCCATTCTGGTACCAGAGCGCGCGCGCCGCCGGGTCGGCCGCGTCGCCGCCCACACCCACGGCATCCAGCATCATCTGTTCGTGGTTGCCGCGTACGGCGAAGAACCAGGGCTGACGCAGGAAATCCGCCGCGCGGTGGCTTTCCGGTCCCCGGTCGACGAGATCGCCCACCGACAGCAAGCGATCGCGATGGATATCGAAGCCGAGATGCGACAGCGCGGCTTCCAGCACTGGGAAATAGCCATGGATATCGCCGACGATATAATCCTCGCCCCGGGTGTTCGGCGGTAGCCGTTGGATACGTGACGCACTCTGCATGGACCAAGCATCCCATGCCCGGCCCCGGCGCGTGAAGAGACGCCGGCCCAGGGCGCGTCCGGGCGCGTAATGTTGCCGCATCGCGCCGGTTACGGGCCAGCCGACGCGAGACAAAACCGGCCGCCTCGCCGGCGGCCGGTTTGATTCAAGCGCTAATGCGCTGGCTTACGGCGAGACCTGCTTGGTCGGCATGACCAGGATTTCCTGGGCGTTGACGTGGCCGGGCTGGGCGAAGGCATAGACCAGCGAACTGGCGATGTCCTCGGGGTGCAGCGCATCGACCTTGTCGCGGCGCTCCTGCATGGCCTCCTCGCTCACGTTGAAGCCCCAGTTGGTATAGACCGCCCCGGGTTCGATCAGCGATACGCGGATACCGTCGCCACCCAGCTCCTTGCGCAGGGTGTCGTGGAAACCGACCACGGCGAACTTGGTCGCGCAGTAGACCGACCAGCCGGGCACGCCGAAGCGGCCACCGACACTCGAGACGGTCGAGATCATCGGCGCCTCGCGCCCCTTCATCAGCGGGATCGCGGCCTGGGTGCAGTTGAGAACGCCGTACAGATTGGCGTCGATCTGCTTCTTCCATTCCTCCGGCTTGGACTCGGCGAACGGGTCGTTGTAGCCGACACCGGCGTTGTTGAACATCAGATCCACCGCGCCGTAGTCGGCCTTGATGCGCTCGAACAGCCGGGCCACGGCCTCGGCATCGCCGACATCGGTGGGCATGGCGCTCGCCTTGGCGCCGAGTTCCTCGGCGAGTTTTTCGATCTTGTCGGCGCTGCGCGCGACGAGGATGACTTGGGCGCCTTCGGCGACCAGCGCCCGCGCCGTGGCTTCACCGATGCCGCTGGAGGCGCCGGTGATGACACAGATATTGTCGGTCAGATCGCGATATTGCATTGGCAGGGATCCTTTAATCGGCCACGCGTCATGGCGCGGCCATTGAAGTGTTGACCCTCAGAACCTTGCGCGCGATCGACTTTTTTCAAGTCTCGGCTTCGACCAGCGTCAGCCGCTCGTAGTCCTTGACGATGCGCCCGGCTGCGATCACACGCCCGTGGAACGCGGCATACACGCCGGGCGCGACCAGGCGTGCGGCCATGACGGCCTGGGCCACGTTCTGGGCGGCATCGCTGTCGGCCACGCGATACGGTCGCATCGCGCCGGTGAGCACGATCGGGCAACCGGGGCCATCCAGGGCTTCGGCAAGCGCCTCGGCCGTGCGCGCCAGCGTATCGGTGCCGTGGGTGATCACGATGGCATCCGCGTCATCGGCCGCCAGGCTGTCGCGCACCGCGGCCACCACCTCGGCGCGCTCGGCCTCGCCCATCGCCAGTGAGTCGATCGACATCACGCGCCGGACCTCGATCTGCACGTCGGGCTGATCAAGGCCTGCTAGCAGGATTTCGATCACGGGCATATCCAGCGTCAGCGCGCCGGCCGTGGCGTCGTAGCTTTTCTCTATGGTGCCGCCGGTGGCCAACAGCACGATCCGAAACGGCGAGCGCGATGAAACGTTCATATTGAATGCCCGAAACAGCGGAAATCCCCAGTCTACCGCCGACATCGATGGCATCGGCACCGCAACATGCGAAACTGACCGCGAACCGTCGACTCTTCGAAGCGACACCGCGCCCGCCGGATCGCAAGGCGCCGGCTTGGGGAGCGCGCAGACGTCGCCCGGCCGTAGGGCCGCTGCTTGGATTTGCCCGGGGACAGACAACTTGGCATCGATCTCACATTCGTCCGTCAGCCGCTTCGAGCGCTGCGTCTGGTGGGCTGCCGCGCTGTTCATGTCGCTGTTCTGCACCGCAGTCCAGCTATCGATCACCGCACCGTACCGCCTGACCAGTTTCGCCCGCATGACGCATTTCACCGCGGTGGAGCCGTTCCAGCACCGGGTGTTGATCCCGGCCCTGGCGTCCGCCATCGAGCATCTGGCCCCGCTCGGACCGCACCTGGTATTCGGCCTGCTGGAAGTGGTGGCCTGGATGGCCCTGATCATGCTGGCCTACCGCGCGGTCGAACGTTTCGGCATCGCCGAGGCCGAAGCGCTCAAACGCCTGCTCGCACTTTCGATTGTCCTGCCGCTGGCGATCGTGGTTCTCATGCCCGATCTGCGGGTCTGGCCGCTGATCTCGCTCGGCGGCGGCACCCTCGACCTGGGCAACTGGAGCGCGCGCACGCTGTTCTATTATCCCTACGACCTGCCGGCCGCCGCCTTCACCCTGGCCCTGCTGCTGGCGGTGGCCGACTGGGGCGATCGCCCGGAATGGCGGCGCCTGGGCGGATTCGCGATCCTGTTCGCGCTGGCAACCGTCAATCGCGAGACCACGCTGTTCGTTATCCCCATGGCCGCGCTGATGCTCGCCGGGCGGCTGCCGATGACGCGGCTCGCCGCGCTGCTCGGGCTGATGCTGGCGTTGTATGCCGCGGTCCAGTGGCCACTGCACTGGCTTTTCTCCAACCAGCCGAATCCGCACGCCGCGCTCGGCGACACCCAGTACGAGCTGCACATCACGGAAAACCTGCGGCTGCTGTCGCATCCGGCTTATCTGCTGACCGAGCCGGTCCGATTCGTGGGCGGCTGCTGGCTGGTGGTGGTGCTATGGTGGCGCTGTATCGAGCGCCGCCTGCAGGCGGCGATCCTCGGCCTGGCCGTGCCGCTGATCCTGCTCGGCATCGTGGTCGGACGCATCGCCGAGCACCGCATCTTCATTGAGGCCGTGCCCCTGTTCTGGCTGGCCGGTCTGCAGGCCATCCGCGGCCGGCTCGCGGCGGAGGTCACGCCGCCCCGATAGCGTGTCGATCAGCCGGCCAGCGCCTCGAACACACGCGCCACCGCCTCGGCGCCGGGGTCGACCACGCCGGTCAATGCCTCGTCACGGACATAAGCCGCCCGACCGGCACCGGCATGGCCCATGTCGGCCGTGGCATCGGCGCCGGCGCGCGCCGCTTGCGCCGCGTCGCCGAGCGACCCGCCATCGGCCAGCGCCTGTGCCGCCGGGACGAGCGCATCGAGCATGGTGCGATCACCCGGTCGCGCGCTGCCGTAGTCCTGCATGCGACCGATACCGGCCGCCAGCGCCGCGCCGAAGGCATTGCCGTCGCGCAGGGCCGCGGCGGTCGCGGTGAACAGGATCGACAGCAACACGCCGGACGAGCCGCCCATGTCGCGCGCCAGCAGATCGCCGATTTCGTCGGCCAGCAACGCCGGCTCGCCGGTGGACAGGCGATCATCATCCAGCGCGCCGCGGATCGCCGTGCCGCCTCGATTGAAGGCGGTGCCGGTATCGCCGTCGCCGGCCGCGGCGTCCAGATCGTCGAGCTCGGCGCGGGCCGCAGACAGGGCATCGGTCGCCGCCCGGATGCGATCCGCGCGCGCCGAATCACGCCCGCCGGCGCCGGGCGCCTTGTGCTCGCTGACGGTCGGCACGAAGGTCTCGGGCGCGGCCACATCGCACAGCCCGGGCCAGCCGATGGCGGCCACCGGGCTGGCCAGCGCGGCCCGTACGTCATCGTCGATCGGCAGCAGTGTGATCGAGAAGCCGTGCATGTTCATGGAACTCATCACCGGTGCCGGTACCACCGCCGCGCGCACTCGATCGGCCGGCAACCGGGCCAGCACTTCGTCGCTGAGCACCGCCATCTCCTGGGTCGAGCAGCCGCCCAGGTTGTTGATCAGGACCACCCAGCGCGCATCGCCGCCATGACGCGCCTCGGCGGCCTCGATCAGCGGCTCCAGCGCCAGCCGGACGGCATCGGCGGCGTTCTCGGGCGCGACTTCGCGCACGCCCGGCTCGTTGTGGATGCCGAGCCCCAGCTCCGGCGAACGAGGCTCGCGCTTGCCGCCGGGCAACGTCGCGCTGGACAACGACAGGCCGATCGAGACCAGCCCGTCGATGGTCGTCTGCGCGGCACGCGCCACGGTGTCGAGATCAGCACCGGCCGCGGCATGGTGGCCGGCGATCTTGTGCACCAGCACCGTACCGGCCAGCCCGCGCGCGCCGACGTTCGCCGGCAGCGAGATGTCGTCGGCCACGATCACGCTGCGCACGGTGTAGCCCTCGCGGGCGGCGCGCTCGGCCGCGAGGCCGAAGTTGAGCCGGTCGCCGGTATAGTTCTTGATCACCAGCAGACAGCCGGCCGGCCCGGTCACTTCGCGGATCGCGGCCAGCACGGCCTCGACGCTGGGCGAGGTGAACAGGTCACCAGCGATGGCGGCGGCCAGCATGCCGTGGCCCACAAACCCGGCGTGGGCCGGCTCGTGACCCGCACCGCCGCCGGAAACCACCGCCACCCGGCTGTTGTCGAAATCGCGATCCACGATCAACCGCATGCCGGACGCCCGCTCGCTCACGCGTACCGGCGCGATCCGGGCCAGCCCCGACAAGCCATCGTCGACCACGTCATCGGCGGCATTGAAGAAGAAATCCATGGCCGGCTCCCGAGTGTTGTCTGCTGAAAGCCTACCGCGGTAGAGGCCGCCGAGCCCAGCCGGCGTTGATGGCGAGCGCGCCGCCGATGATCGCCGCGCCGATCGCCAGTCGGAGCAGATCGGCATCGCGATTCCAGATCAACAGATTCACCACCAGACCGGCCGGGATCAGGGCATTGTTCATGACCGCGAGCGTGCCGGCATCGACCCTCGCCACGCCGCGATTCCAGGCATAGTAGCCGACGCCCGAGGCCGCGATCCCGAGCCAGAGCAACACGCCCCACTCGACCGGCGTGTCCGGCAGGGCCGAACGGTCGCCGAACAGGGCGAAGCCGAGCGCGGCCACCGGCCAGGCGCCGGCGAAGAACCAGCCGAACTGGCGATGCAGCGGCACGGCAGCAGACAGTCGCGGCGCCAGTCGCCGATAGCCCACCTGACCGATCGCGAAACACAGGTTCGCCCCCTGCATGAGGGCAAAGCCGAGCCAGACGTTTTCGCCGACGTCGGTGTAGCGGATCACGCCCGCCCCGGCGACGGCCAGCACCGCCACCAGCAGATAACGCGGCGCGAACCGGCCGGCCAGCAGATCATCCAGCAGGGTGATGTAGATCGGGGTAAGAATCGAGAACAGCAGAACCTCCGGCACCGACACGAACAGAAACGACTGATAGAAGAACAGATACATCAACCCGATCTGGACCGCCCCGACCGCCATCAACCCCAGCGCGGGCCCGCGCCCGGTGGCGCGCGGTCGCAGCATCGGCGCAAACACGGCCAATGCCAGCGTGATGCGTGTCAACACGGCAAAATAGGCATCCACCTGGCCGGCCAGATAGACCCCGATCAGGCTGAAGGAAAACGCCCAGAGAACGGTGACGGCAACGAGATAGCTCATGACGATCGCAGCGACGGCAGAAGACGGAACAAGCGACGCGATTATACGGACCTGGCAGCGGCTGCCCGGTCTGCGCGCACTGTCGTTCGTCGCCGAGCCGGGCGCGGCCTCGCAGACCGGCTGGCGCGGCGCCGGCCGCGCCGAGATCACGGCCGTGCCCGACGGCGACGCCTGGCGCCTGACCGAGCGCGGCCGGTTCTTACCCGCGGGCGCGGCGCGCCCGGTGGCGTTTCATAATGTCTATCGCTGGGTGCGGGCCGACAACGGGCTGCGGCTCTACCACGAGCGCTTCGGCGCCGCCGCGGTCGTGTTCCTGTTCGAACTGGTGGCCGACGGCGGGCGGCGCCTGGTCTGCCGACAACCCCATATTTGTGTTGACGATGTCTATCGCGGCACGCTCGAACTGGTCGACGATGGCTTCGATCTGGACTGGTCGATCAGCGGGCCACGCAAGGACGAGCATCTGCACTATCGCTATCGCGCGACGCCGATCGCGCCGAACGACGAAATCTGCCATGACCGATAACCACAGCACACAACGCATCACCACCGACCCCGTGACCACGACCGTCATCGTGAGCGTCGACACACGGCTGATCGCGCACACCCGCCGCGCCGTGTTGCTGACCGAGCGCGGCTACCGACCGAGGCTGTACCTGCCGCGCGGCGATATTGCCGCCGGCGTGCTGGTCGATTCGGATACGCGCACGCATTGCCCCTACAAGGGCGACGCCCGTTATTTCCATGTGACGGTCGACGGACAGCGCTACACCGATGCCGCCTGGTCCTACGACGAGCCGCTCGCCAGCGTGGCGGCGATCTCCGGCCGGGTGGCGTTCGACCATCCGGCGATCCGGGTCGACCAGCGCGGCTGAGGCCATCGCACGGGCAGGGCCGTATACTCGGCCGGGTTTCGCCCGCCAACCGGGAATCATTATGTGGGTCACCGTCATCCTGATCGCGATCACCTGCGCGGTCTCGATCACTTGCTTTTCCAACGCG is from Salinisphaera sp. LB1 and encodes:
- a CDS encoding asparaginase: MNVSSRSPFRIVLLATGGTIEKSYDATAGALTLDMPVIEILLAGLDQPDVQIEVRRVMSIDSLAMGEAERAEVVAAVRDSLAADDADAIVITHGTDTLARTAEALAEALDGPGCPIVLTGAMRPYRVADSDAAQNVAQAVMAARLVAPGVYAAFHGRVIAAGRIVKDYERLTLVEAET
- a CDS encoding LysR family transcriptional regulator — encoded protein: MNTPGPEARVAIRAVSRGAPAARYIHPMNIRDVDLNLLVMLDALLRERSVTRAAEAMNITQPAMSNALKRLRKLLGDPILVRTAGGMQPTARAEQLQRPVRNALAQMEAAIAPNRAFDPATAERLFTILITDYAASVLMPHVVAVLETEAPGIALNILSASGDAIGQIERGEADVLVNQFGQLPANFHHQRLWRDRLACLIRSDHPALTAAGGELTLEAFLAQRHILITQTGIGLSRLDEVLADRGLAREISVLTRHYQLPRQLVAESHMIATLPARIARYQARHLGLAVLDPPVELPEFQVGIAWGALDHHDPAHRWLRERIVRIARETLD
- a CDS encoding DUF427 domain-containing protein; its protein translation is MTDNHSTQRITTDPVTTTVIVSVDTRLIAHTRRAVLLTERGYRPRLYLPRGDIAAGVLVDSDTRTHCPYKGDARYFHVTVDGQRYTDAAWSYDEPLASVAAISGRVAFDHPAIRVDQRG
- a CDS encoding SDR family oxidoreductase, coding for MQYRDLTDNICVITGASSGIGEATARALVAEGAQVILVARSADKIEKLAEELGAKASAMPTDVGDAEAVARLFERIKADYGAVDLMFNNAGVGYNDPFAESKPEEWKKQIDANLYGVLNCTQAAIPLMKGREAPMISTVSSVGGRFGVPGWSVYCATKFAVVGFHDTLRKELGGDGIRVSLIEPGAVYTNWGFNVSEEAMQERRDKVDALHPEDIASSLVYAFAQPGHVNAQEILVMPTKQVSP
- a CDS encoding dihydroxyacetone kinase subunit DhaK; this translates as MDFFFNAADDVVDDGLSGLARIAPVRVSERASGMRLIVDRDFDNSRVAVVSGGGAGHEPAHAGFVGHGMLAAAIAGDLFTSPSVEAVLAAIREVTGPAGCLLVIKNYTGDRLNFGLAAERAAREGYTVRSVIVADDISLPANVGARGLAGTVLVHKIAGHHAAAGADLDTVARAAQTTIDGLVSIGLSLSSATLPGGKREPRSPELGLGIHNEPGVREVAPENAADAVRLALEPLIEAAEARHGGDARWVVLINNLGGCSTQEMAVLSDEVLARLPADRVRAAVVPAPVMSSMNMHGFSITLLPIDDDVRAALASPVAAIGWPGLCDVAAPETFVPTVSEHKAPGAGGRDSARADRIRAATDALSAARAELDDLDAAAGDGDTGTAFNRGGTAIRGALDDDRLSTGEPALLADEIGDLLARDMGGSSGVLLSILFTATAAALRDGNAFGAALAAGIGRMQDYGSARPGDRTMLDALVPAAQALADGGSLGDAAQAARAGADATADMGHAGAGRAAYVRDEALTGVVDPGAEAVARVFEALAG
- a CDS encoding DUF6314 family protein produces the protein MTIAATAEDGTSDAIIRTWQRLPGLRALSFVAEPGAASQTGWRGAGRAEITAVPDGDAWRLTERGRFLPAGAARPVAFHNVYRWVRADNGLRLYHERFGAAAVVFLFELVADGGRRLVCRQPHICVDDVYRGTLELVDDGFDLDWSISGPRKDEHLHYRYRATPIAPNDEICHDR
- a CDS encoding metallophosphoesterase → MQSASRIQRLPPNTRGEDYIVGDIHGYFPVLEAALSHLGFDIHRDRLLSVGDLVDRGPESHRAADFLRQPWFFAVRGNHEQMMLDAVGVGGDAADPAARALWYQNGGHWFESLDENRARPLLAAFAALPYALAVELADGRQIGLLHADVPAASWPATTAAIADAAAGSSILQYALWSRDRAGKILGKVEGRRPRGEIDVAGIDRVFFGHTPMPSAVACGNTRWLDTGVFLPRGRLSIAAASDDSLWSFAAGDAQDIRYEWRVPG
- a CDS encoding EamA family transporter — protein: MSYLVAVTVLWAFSFSLIGVYLAGQVDAYFAVLTRITLALAVFAPMLRPRATGRGPALGLMAVGAVQIGLMYLFFYQSFLFVSVPEVLLFSILTPIYITLLDDLLAGRFAPRYLLVAVLAVAGAGVIRYTDVGENVWLGFALMQGANLCFAIGQVGYRRLAPRLSAAVPLHRQFGWFFAGAWPVAALGFALFGDRSALPDTPVEWGVLLWLGIAASGVGYYAWNRGVARVDAGTLAVMNNALIPAGLVVNLLIWNRDADLLRLAIGAAIIGGALAINAGWARRPLPR
- a CDS encoding MFS transporter, with translation MTDSRSATEPAARRLLTLTGLLLVALNLRPALTSVSPVLTRIGHDLGLASAGQGLLTTLPVLCLGLAAPLAPRLARRAGPERAVLLVLIALALAILGRPYSGEAGMFIGTALAGGCIGVLGVLLPGLVKRDFPNNVSVMTGLYTMSLCLGASLAAGATEPLRLVFSGAWRPALAFWLVLAVIAAVAWIAQMHAVRKPAAPSGGPRRVHRDPLAWQITAFMGLQSSLAYTVFGWLPTILSDRGMAAVSAGLALSVSILVQLASAIIAPAIGARMRDQRAVLTTVMLTTLIGLGGCLYAPIGSIWFWVVVLGLGQGGTFSMALTLLALRAPNAETAAELSGMAQGVGYVLAALGPLAVGLIHQFFGSWSAVGVLVGLIGLAAIAAGLGAGRDRLVTAHH